A single genomic interval of Aegicerativicinus sediminis harbors:
- a CDS encoding TspO/MBR family protein has translation MQFGKLLILYLVLNFAALGIGSWLMGTGPTGQWYLNLNKAPWTPPGWVFGFAWTTIMVCFSFYLTYLTLFSEDNYFKGLFAIQWVLNVSWNLIFFNLQLPLLGLIIICLLTIVVFMFLFKYWPLLKLKSILVSPYAIWLCIAVSLNAYIVFKN, from the coding sequence ATGCAATTTGGTAAGCTTTTAATACTTTACCTAGTTCTTAACTTTGCCGCATTAGGTATTGGTAGTTGGTTAATGGGAACCGGTCCAACAGGCCAATGGTACCTAAATCTTAATAAAGCTCCTTGGACACCTCCTGGGTGGGTTTTTGGTTTTGCTTGGACAACAATAATGGTCTGTTTTTCTTTTTACCTAACATATTTGACCCTCTTTTCTGAAGATAATTATTTTAAAGGTTTGTTTGCGATTCAGTGGGTATTAAACGTATCATGGAATCTTATTTTCTTTAATCTGCAACTACCACTATTAGGCTTAATCATTATTTGTCTACTTACAATTGTGGTTTTTATGTTTTTATTCAAATATTGGCCTTTATTGAAATTAAAATCGATACTGGTGTCTCCATATGCCATCTGGCTTTGTATTGCCGTATCTCTTAATGCTTATATAGTTTTTAAAAATTAA
- a CDS encoding ABC1 kinase family protein, with translation MKSIDRIPITKIQRASKLVGTGTKVGINYLKYYGDKLINTEEEAKERLDKKNAEDIYDSLKQLKGSALKVAQMLSMEKSFLPKAYVEQFSLSQFSVPPLSAPLVKKTFINQFGKSPFKLFDTFNEHAMNAASIGQVHYAEKDGHKYAVKIQYPGVADSISSDLALVKPIALRMFNIPSKDSDKYFKEVEEKLLEETNYIQELDQSQFISNACKHIPNLRFPNYHKSLSNSRILTMDYMEGVHLASYCKTNTDEKLNKMLGQALWDFFMFQIHHLKMVHADPHPGNFLVSNSGKLIVLDFGCIKKIPLDFYIPYFELAQAEVLNNEDKFENKLFELEILMESDSEEEKLFFKKMFKDLLKVFTKPFHNETFDFSDQSFFKEVINLGELYAKNSEIRKYNSNRGSKHFIYINRMFFGLYNLMFDLKAKDVTINNYVTLID, from the coding sequence ATGAAGAGCATCGATCGAATTCCCATAACCAAAATTCAAAGAGCATCTAAATTGGTCGGTACTGGCACTAAGGTCGGTATTAACTATTTAAAGTATTATGGAGATAAACTCATAAATACTGAAGAAGAGGCAAAAGAGCGTCTCGATAAAAAAAATGCTGAGGATATTTATGACAGCCTTAAACAACTTAAAGGAAGTGCTTTAAAAGTTGCCCAAATGCTTAGTATGGAAAAAAGTTTTTTGCCCAAGGCTTATGTTGAGCAATTTTCCTTGTCCCAATTTTCTGTACCACCCTTGTCCGCACCATTGGTCAAAAAGACATTTATAAATCAATTTGGCAAAAGTCCATTCAAATTGTTCGACACTTTTAATGAACACGCAATGAATGCTGCAAGTATTGGACAAGTTCATTATGCCGAAAAAGATGGCCATAAATACGCAGTTAAAATACAATACCCAGGAGTTGCTGACAGCATTTCGTCCGATTTGGCATTGGTAAAACCTATTGCGTTGAGGATGTTCAATATACCTTCCAAAGATTCTGATAAATATTTTAAGGAGGTGGAGGAAAAGTTGTTGGAAGAAACTAATTACATTCAAGAACTCGACCAAAGCCAATTCATTTCAAATGCTTGTAAGCACATCCCTAATCTTCGTTTTCCTAATTATCACAAGAGTTTATCAAATTCCCGAATCCTAACAATGGATTATATGGAGGGAGTTCATCTTGCCTCCTATTGCAAAACAAATACAGATGAGAAATTAAATAAAATGCTAGGGCAAGCACTTTGGGATTTCTTTATGTTTCAAATCCATCATTTAAAAATGGTGCATGCAGATCCTCATCCCGGAAATTTTTTGGTTAGTAATTCTGGCAAGTTGATTGTCTTAGATTTTGGTTGTATTAAAAAAATTCCTTTGGACTTCTATATTCCTTATTTCGAATTGGCCCAAGCTGAAGTACTGAATAACGAGGATAAATTCGAAAACAAACTTTTTGAACTAGAAATTTTAATGGAATCTGACAGCGAGGAAGAAAAGCTATTTTTCAAAAAAATGTTCAAAGATCTTTTAAAAGTATTTACAAAACCCTTCCATAATGAAACGTTTGATTTTTCGGACCAATCGTTTTTTAAGGAGGTAATTAATTTAGGTGAACTGTATGCCAAAAATTCAGAAATTAGAAAATACAATTCTAATCGAGGTTCTAAACATTTCATTTATATTAACCGTATGTTTTTTGGGCTCTATAACCTCATGTTTGATTTGAAGGCTAAAGATGTCACAATTAATAATTATGTAACTCTCATCGATTAG
- a CDS encoding cryptochrome/photolyase family protein: protein MKEPINIFWFRRDLRLDDNVGFYNALKGDRPVLPIFIFDTNILKELPEYDARVSFIFEELQKMRKELQDSHESSLAMFYGTPESVFKDLIESYDIHKVFTNRDYEPYAKDRDDKIENLLIKKNIEFKTFKDHVIFEKDEVVKQDGGPYVVYTPYSNTWKDQFKKIDLEIFYTNSFLKKLVKNTRLPNLSLSDIGFKKSSQSIEPYDVTPSMIDEYGKTRNFPSKESTSRLGPHLRFGTVSIRKMVKKADNSTSKTFLNELIWREFFMQILWHFPHTVKDAYKKKYDNIKWRNDEDEFKKWCEGKTGYPLVDAGMRQLNETGFMHNRVRMLVGSFLCKHLLIDWRWGEAYFAEKLHDYEMASNVGNWQWVAGSGVDAAPYFRIFNPTTQIEKFDKNYEYIKKWVSEYDTDDYPEPMVDHKEARERALEVYKTAVNQ, encoded by the coding sequence ATGAAGGAACCTATTAATATTTTTTGGTTTAGAAGAGATTTAAGATTGGATGACAATGTTGGTTTTTATAATGCCTTAAAAGGAGATAGGCCAGTATTACCAATATTTATTTTCGACACCAATATCCTTAAGGAATTGCCAGAATATGATGCTAGGGTTTCCTTTATATTTGAGGAATTACAAAAAATGCGCAAAGAACTGCAAGACTCACATGAAAGCAGTTTAGCAATGTTCTATGGAACTCCGGAATCAGTATTTAAAGACCTAATTGAATCATATGATATTCATAAAGTGTTTACTAATCGGGATTATGAGCCATATGCAAAGGACAGAGATGATAAAATCGAAAATCTCCTGATCAAAAAAAATATTGAATTTAAAACGTTTAAGGACCATGTCATTTTTGAAAAGGATGAAGTTGTAAAACAAGATGGAGGTCCCTATGTAGTTTACACCCCTTATAGTAATACCTGGAAGGACCAATTTAAAAAGATTGATTTAGAGATTTTCTATACAAATTCCTTTCTAAAAAAATTGGTTAAAAACACAAGGTTACCGAATTTGTCACTTTCAGATATTGGTTTTAAAAAATCATCACAATCTATAGAACCATACGATGTTACCCCTTCAATGATTGACGAATACGGCAAGACTAGAAATTTTCCATCTAAAGAATCTACTTCTCGCCTCGGTCCACATCTTCGCTTTGGTACTGTAAGCATTCGAAAAATGGTTAAAAAGGCAGACAATTCAACTTCTAAGACTTTTCTTAATGAGTTAATTTGGCGTGAATTCTTTATGCAAATATTATGGCACTTTCCTCATACCGTCAAGGATGCATATAAGAAAAAATATGATAATATTAAATGGAGAAACGATGAGGATGAATTCAAAAAATGGTGTGAGGGTAAAACTGGGTATCCTTTAGTAGATGCAGGAATGAGACAACTAAATGAAACCGGTTTTATGCATAATAGGGTGAGAATGTTAGTCGGGAGTTTTTTATGCAAGCACTTATTAATTGATTGGCGCTGGGGTGAAGCCTATTTTGCTGAGAAATTACATGATTACGAAATGGCCAGCAATGTAGGTAACTGGCAATGGGTTGCAGGTAGCGGTGTGGATGCTGCACCTTATTTTAGAATATTTAATCCTACAACACAAATCGAAAAATTCGATAAAAATTACGAGTACATTAAAAAGTGGGTATCAGAATACGATACAGACGATTACCCTGAACCTATGGTTGATCATAAAGAGGCACGAGAGCGAGCTTTAGAGGTTTATAAAACTGCAGTCAATCAATAG
- a CDS encoding cryptochrome/photolyase family protein → MGKNLTKYSTLRLILGDQLNIKHSWFKETKHSTLYVLMEIRSETDYVTHHIQKVIGFFAAMREFGRQLRLAGHNVEYFQITDDFNKQSFEENLSNLISDHKIERFEYLEPDEYRLDVILKTFVRKLNIASEIYSTEHFYTNRNELGNFFKDKKESVMETFYRDMRKRHDILMISGKPEGGKWNFDHSNRKPYKGEPPIPSFKYFLNQVEDIVADIKNSEIKTIGNFETKTFNYPINRSQALEQLKFFCSELLQYFGDYQDAMVTGEPYLFHSRLSFALNLKLIGPKDIVQTVLNYYRKNKTTIDISQVEGFIRQIVGWREFMRGMYWWQMPDLKNSNFLKNHNNLPSFYWGAKTEMNCLKHTIKDSLDNGYAHHIQRLMITGNYALLNETNPDEVDNWYLGIYVDAVEWVQLPNTRGMSQFADGGKMATKPYVSSANYINKMSDYCPKCTYNHKEKYTDNACPFNSLYWNFLDSKKSFLKDNPRMGMMYSLLDKMEPDEKEKIIERASSFLK, encoded by the coding sequence TTGGGTAAAAATCTTACTAAATATTCAACCTTACGACTCATTTTAGGAGATCAACTCAATATTAAACATTCATGGTTTAAAGAGACAAAGCATTCAACTCTATATGTCCTGATGGAGATTAGATCCGAAACGGATTATGTTACCCACCATATTCAAAAAGTTATAGGTTTCTTCGCCGCTATGCGAGAATTTGGACGCCAATTGAGATTAGCAGGTCATAACGTTGAGTATTTTCAAATTACGGACGATTTTAATAAACAGTCGTTTGAAGAAAATTTGTCCAATCTTATTTCTGATCACAAAATTGAACGTTTTGAATATCTAGAGCCTGATGAATACCGTCTTGATGTAATACTCAAAACTTTTGTTAGGAAGTTGAACATAGCTTCTGAAATTTATTCTACTGAACACTTTTATACCAACAGAAATGAGTTGGGAAACTTCTTCAAGGACAAGAAAGAATCAGTAATGGAGACTTTTTATCGCGACATGCGCAAACGGCACGATATTTTGATGATCTCTGGAAAACCTGAAGGTGGAAAATGGAATTTTGACCATTCAAATAGAAAGCCATATAAAGGAGAACCACCTATTCCCTCCTTTAAATATTTTCTCAATCAGGTGGAAGATATAGTCGCTGACATTAAAAATTCTGAAATTAAAACCATCGGGAATTTTGAGACCAAAACTTTCAATTACCCTATTAATAGAAGTCAAGCGCTAGAACAGTTAAAATTTTTCTGTTCGGAACTTTTACAGTATTTCGGCGATTATCAGGATGCAATGGTAACTGGAGAACCATATTTATTTCATTCCAGACTCTCGTTTGCTTTAAATCTAAAATTAATCGGTCCTAAGGACATCGTACAAACGGTATTGAATTATTACCGAAAAAATAAAACTACAATTGACATTTCGCAAGTTGAAGGTTTTATTAGGCAAATAGTTGGTTGGAGAGAGTTTATGCGAGGAATGTATTGGTGGCAAATGCCAGATTTAAAAAATTCTAACTTTCTCAAAAACCACAATAACCTTCCTTCATTTTATTGGGGCGCCAAAACTGAAATGAATTGTCTTAAACATACGATAAAAGATTCCTTGGATAACGGTTATGCACATCATATTCAACGGTTGATGATAACCGGAAATTACGCTTTACTCAATGAGACTAATCCAGATGAAGTTGATAATTGGTATCTAGGTATTTATGTAGATGCCGTTGAGTGGGTTCAATTACCCAATACACGTGGCATGAGTCAATTTGCAGATGGAGGTAAGATGGCAACAAAGCCTTATGTTTCTTCGGCAAATTATATAAACAAAATGAGCGATTATTGTCCCAAATGCACATATAATCACAAAGAAAAGTATACCGATAATGCCTGCCCATTTAATTCTCTTTATTGGAATTTTCTCGACTCCAAAAAATCATTTCTAAAAGACAACCCTAGAATGGGTATGATGTATTCTTTATTAGATAAAATGGAACCAGATGAGAAGGAAAAAATTATAGAAAGGGCATCTTCATTTCTAAAATGA
- a CDS encoding SDR family oxidoreductase, whose amino-acid sequence MKILLTGVTGYIGKRLLPLLINDGSEVYCLVRDLLRVDDIHKDDQNVSFIQGDLLDKKSLEKLPKDIDAAYFLVHSMSQTSKDFQSLEEKTAENFKSYLETTSCKQLIYLSGISNDESLSKHLASRRQVENILQSEVYALTIFRAGIIVGSGSSSFEIIRDLVEKLPVMVAPKWLDTKTQPLAVRDVLSFLNNAKGHTEVYNKTYDIFGPEVLTYKTMLLEFAKIRGLNRRIITVPVMTPQLSSYWLYFVTSTSYKLARNLVDSLGVEIVGRPSEVNSILNVEPITYSEAVKLAFEKIEQNSIISSWKDSFVSSNRLKHKLHKYVNVPKYGCFKDYKERTVKNETITLNKIWSIGGSTGWYYGNPLWKLRGYLDKLVGGIGLRRGRTHPNSLHAGDSLDFWRVIFSDKEKKKLLLYAEMKLPGEAWLEFKIEEGKLKQTATFRPKGLAGRLYWFSVLPFHAFIFNGMINELVRVE is encoded by the coding sequence ATGAAAATTTTATTAACAGGTGTAACAGGTTATATAGGCAAACGTCTTTTACCCCTATTGATAAACGATGGAAGTGAAGTTTATTGTTTGGTTCGCGATCTACTCCGAGTAGATGATATTCACAAAGACGATCAAAATGTTTCCTTCATCCAAGGGGATTTATTGGATAAGAAATCTTTAGAAAAATTACCGAAAGATATAGATGCGGCTTATTTCTTGGTCCATTCTATGTCTCAAACATCTAAGGATTTTCAATCACTAGAGGAGAAAACTGCAGAAAATTTCAAGTCCTATTTAGAAACAACTTCTTGTAAGCAGCTCATTTACCTAAGTGGAATTTCTAATGATGAATCATTATCAAAACATCTTGCATCCCGCAGGCAAGTTGAAAATATATTACAATCAGAAGTATATGCCTTAACCATTTTTAGGGCTGGGATCATTGTAGGCAGTGGTAGTTCTTCTTTTGAGATTATCAGGGACCTTGTGGAAAAATTACCTGTTATGGTAGCACCAAAATGGCTAGACACAAAAACCCAGCCTCTTGCAGTACGAGACGTACTCAGTTTCCTAAATAACGCCAAGGGACATACAGAAGTATACAACAAAACCTACGACATTTTTGGGCCTGAAGTACTAACCTATAAAACCATGCTGTTGGAATTTGCAAAAATCCGAGGCTTAAACCGTCGGATCATTACTGTTCCGGTAATGACCCCACAACTTTCCTCCTATTGGCTTTATTTTGTTACTTCAACATCTTACAAATTAGCAAGAAATTTAGTGGATAGTTTAGGTGTTGAAATTGTTGGTAGACCGAGTGAGGTGAATTCAATCTTAAATGTTGAACCAATTACATATTCTGAAGCTGTGAAACTCGCATTCGAAAAAATTGAACAGAATAGCATAATTTCAAGTTGGAAAGATTCTTTTGTAAGTAGTAATCGTTTAAAACATAAATTACATAAATATGTCAATGTGCCTAAATATGGTTGTTTTAAAGATTATAAGGAGCGTACGGTTAAAAATGAAACCATAACATTAAACAAAATATGGTCCATTGGAGGTTCTACAGGATGGTATTACGGCAACCCTTTATGGAAGCTAAGAGGCTATCTAGATAAATTAGTGGGAGGAATAGGTTTAAGACGTGGAAGAACTCATCCAAATTCTCTTCATGCAGGTGATTCTTTAGACTTTTGGAGGGTAATTTTTTCAGATAAAGAAAAGAAGAAATTGTTGCTTTATGCCGAGATGAAACTTCCTGGTGAAGCTTGGTTAGAATTTAAGATTGAAGAAGGTAAACTTAAACAAACCGCCACGTTCCGTCCAAAAGGACTTGCTGGTAGACTTTATTGGTTTAGTGTACTACCTTTTCACGCTTTTATATTTAATGGAATGATTAATGAACTTGTAAGGGTAGAATAA
- a CDS encoding SDR family NAD(P)-dependent oxidoreductase → MKPKKILIVGGSKGIGAALGSILSKNNEVINISRSDPPSDISYTAHYSLDVLEEELPKIEELDGFIYAPGSINLKPFNRLDEQDFLNDMKINILGAIKCIQKYLDSLKKSEDGSVLLFSTVAVKMGMPFHASIASAKGAIEGLIKSLAAEYAATIRFNAIAPTVTNTDLASKLLRNEKMVESIKDRHPMKTFLEPEDVAETAAFLISDKAKKITGQIIEMDCGIVTLKT, encoded by the coding sequence ATGAAGCCAAAAAAAATATTGATTGTTGGAGGTAGCAAAGGCATTGGTGCCGCTTTGGGATCAATTTTGTCCAAGAACAATGAGGTTATAAACATCAGCAGGTCTGATCCGCCTAGCGACATATCTTATACGGCTCATTACTCCCTTGATGTCCTGGAAGAGGAATTACCCAAAATTGAAGAACTCGATGGTTTTATTTATGCCCCTGGCAGTATTAACTTAAAACCCTTTAATAGGCTAGATGAGCAGGACTTCCTTAATGATATGAAAATAAATATCTTAGGAGCTATTAAATGCATTCAAAAATATCTTGATTCGCTCAAAAAATCTGAAGATGGAAGTGTTCTTTTGTTCAGTACTGTAGCGGTAAAAATGGGTATGCCATTTCACGCCAGCATTGCCTCCGCTAAAGGTGCTATTGAAGGATTAATTAAATCTCTAGCAGCAGAATATGCTGCAACAATTAGATTTAATGCCATTGCTCCAACCGTTACAAATACCGATCTTGCATCTAAATTATTAAGAAATGAAAAAATGGTTGAATCTATTAAGGATCGCCACCCTATGAAAACATTTTTAGAACCTGAAGATGTTGCAGAAACAGCCGCCTTTCTCATTTCTGACAAAGCAAAAAAAATCACAGGTCAAATAATAGAAATGGACTGTGGTATTGTTACACTTAAAACTTAA
- a CDS encoding amidohydrolase, translated as MKLLTITASLFLMGCLSFAQTKKINNSKKSVIASVENHKSKLINISDEIWSLAETAFEENQSSKILSDYAKSQGFKVERGVANEPTAFVATYGSGKPVIGILGEFDALPGLSQKTVPTKNPVADGEPGHGCGHNLFGAASLGAAIAIKEQIEKGSFKGTVKFFGTPSEEKFFGKLWMVEAGLWDDVDVNISWHPGDKTEADAQSSQALVDFIVEFYGQAAHAAADPWNGRSAGDALELYAAGINYYREHVQPTVRMHYDIQEAGKVVNVVPDYARIWVRVRDAKRSGMMPVFERVKKMAEGAAIMANVESKFSLISGCWEMLVNREGEKIMQSNLELLGPITYTEEEIAFAKKIQEATEKPQIGFDSAIKPLRETAENPPGGSTDVADVSWNVPNINLSVTVAPKNTPWHSWAVVACGGMSIGHKGMIYAAKAMAMTMADLYENPDLIQKMKDEFKMRKGDTVYEPIIPDGPPPIPNSSK; from the coding sequence ATGAAATTATTAACCATTACCGCTTCCCTATTTTTAATGGGGTGCCTTTCTTTTGCACAAACCAAAAAAATAAACAATTCCAAAAAATCGGTTATTGCTTCGGTTGAAAATCATAAATCGAAATTAATCAACATAAGTGATGAAATCTGGTCTCTTGCCGAAACAGCTTTTGAAGAAAACCAATCATCTAAAATACTTTCCGACTATGCCAAGTCTCAAGGGTTTAAGGTAGAACGTGGCGTTGCCAACGAACCTACTGCATTTGTTGCAACTTATGGATCTGGAAAACCAGTTATAGGAATTCTGGGAGAATTTGATGCCCTGCCAGGCTTATCCCAAAAAACAGTACCAACAAAAAATCCTGTTGCCGATGGAGAACCGGGGCATGGTTGTGGCCACAATCTGTTCGGTGCAGCGAGTTTAGGTGCGGCAATTGCTATAAAAGAACAAATTGAAAAGGGGTCCTTTAAAGGAACGGTTAAATTTTTCGGAACACCCAGTGAAGAAAAGTTTTTCGGTAAACTATGGATGGTCGAGGCTGGTTTATGGGACGATGTTGATGTAAATATTAGCTGGCATCCCGGTGATAAAACAGAGGCCGATGCCCAAAGTTCCCAAGCCCTGGTGGATTTTATAGTAGAATTTTATGGTCAAGCCGCCCATGCAGCCGCAGATCCATGGAATGGCCGCTCTGCTGGTGATGCCTTAGAACTTTATGCAGCTGGGATTAATTATTACCGAGAACATGTCCAACCAACCGTTAGAATGCATTATGATATACAAGAAGCTGGCAAGGTTGTAAATGTTGTCCCAGATTATGCAAGAATCTGGGTTCGGGTAAGAGATGCCAAGCGTTCTGGTATGATGCCTGTATTTGAGCGAGTTAAGAAAATGGCTGAAGGGGCTGCAATTATGGCAAATGTTGAGTCCAAATTCTCGTTAATATCAGGTTGCTGGGAAATGCTCGTCAATCGGGAAGGAGAAAAAATAATGCAATCGAATTTAGAATTGTTGGGACCTATTACTTACACTGAGGAGGAAATTGCATTTGCGAAAAAAATCCAAGAGGCAACAGAGAAACCACAAATCGGTTTTGACAGTGCGATAAAACCCCTAAGAGAAACAGCAGAAAATCCACCTGGAGGCTCTACAGATGTTGCAGATGTTAGCTGGAATGTACCCAATATTAATCTTAGCGTTACCGTTGCACCAAAAAACACACCATGGCATTCTTGGGCCGTGGTGGCATGCGGAGGTATGAGTATAGGTCATAAAGGAATGATTTACGCAGCAAAAGCAATGGCTATGACAATGGCGGATTTGTATGAAAATCCAGATTTAATCCAAAAAATGAAGGATGAATTTAAAATGCGAAAAGGAGACACAGTATATGAACCGATAATACCTGATGGCCCTCCACCAATTCCAAACAGTAGTAAATAA
- a CDS encoding mechanosensitive ion channel family protein, with amino-acid sequence MNFLKRYITPILLLLVGIFLSKILDPILDFNSKTAYVIGKLSSILIIISIAWILISTLKFFKKEYLEKYDLHSQDNLNARKLYTQFNILERIIIFIIVILAIGVALMLFEQVRKFGLSLFASAGIAGIILGFAAQKAIATILAGLQIAISQPIRLDDVLVVEGEWGWVEEITLTFVVVRLWDKRRLVLPTTYFIERPFQNWTRTTAEILGTVFIYTDYNIPFDELRKELTRLLESTPLWDGQTNVLQVTDSKENYVEIRALMSARNSPEAWDLRVFIRENLITFIQKNYPESFAKSRVIIEDSTKFEKAIKHNI; translated from the coding sequence ATGAATTTTTTGAAACGCTACATTACCCCAATTTTATTACTATTAGTTGGTATTTTTCTTTCAAAGATTTTAGATCCAATTCTAGATTTTAATTCCAAAACAGCTTACGTCATTGGAAAATTAAGCTCTATTTTAATTATAATAAGCATTGCTTGGATTCTTATTTCAACTCTAAAGTTTTTCAAAAAAGAATATCTTGAAAAGTATGATCTGCACAGCCAAGACAATCTCAATGCAAGGAAACTTTACACCCAATTCAATATTCTAGAGCGAATAATCATTTTTATCATTGTAATTCTTGCCATAGGTGTAGCATTGATGCTATTTGAACAGGTTAGAAAATTTGGACTTAGTTTATTTGCATCGGCTGGTATCGCAGGAATCATTTTGGGTTTTGCAGCCCAAAAAGCGATCGCTACCATTTTGGCAGGTTTACAAATTGCCATTTCCCAGCCTATAAGACTAGACGATGTTCTGGTAGTGGAAGGTGAATGGGGTTGGGTTGAAGAAATCACCCTGACATTTGTTGTAGTTAGACTTTGGGACAAGAGAAGATTAGTTCTTCCTACAACCTATTTTATCGAAAGACCATTTCAAAACTGGACCCGCACCACCGCTGAAATTCTTGGCACTGTTTTTATTTATACGGATTATAATATCCCGTTTGATGAACTGAGAAAGGAATTAACTCGACTTTTGGAAAGCACACCTTTATGGGATGGGCAAACCAATGTGTTACAAGTTACAGATAGTAAAGAGAATTATGTAGAAATAAGGGCATTGATGAGCGCACGTAATTCACCCGAAGCATGGGATTTAAGGGTTTTCATTCGGGAAAATTTAATCACTTTTATTCAAAAGAATTACCCAGAATCCTTTGCCAAATCTCGAGTTATAATTGAAGATTCTACAAAATTTGAAAAAGCTATAAAACATAATATATGA
- a CDS encoding SRPBCC family protein — MRLHQLYRTQKLPISVEEAWDFLSDPKNLQTITPDNMKFEILSGTADKMYQGQIIEYNVTPFMGIKTSWVTEITHVNEPHYFVDEQRFGPYKLWHHKHIIKPIDGGVLMEDLVHYKLPMGIVGTWMEPFLVKPKLEKIFNYREEKLKSLFGKMH, encoded by the coding sequence ATGCGCCTACATCAATTATACCGAACTCAAAAATTACCAATCTCTGTTGAAGAGGCTTGGGACTTTTTATCAGACCCAAAGAATTTGCAAACAATTACCCCAGATAATATGAAGTTTGAAATTCTTTCAGGTACAGCTGACAAAATGTATCAAGGACAAATTATAGAATATAATGTTACTCCATTTATGGGTATTAAAACATCTTGGGTGACTGAAATAACACATGTGAACGAACCTCATTATTTTGTTGACGAACAACGTTTTGGCCCTTATAAGCTTTGGCATCACAAACATATAATTAAACCCATTGATGGAGGTGTATTAATGGAAGACTTGGTTCATTATAAGCTTCCTATGGGAATTGTTGGGACTTGGATGGAGCCATTTTTGGTTAAACCAAAATTGGAAAAAATATTTAACTATAGAGAAGAAAAGCTTAAATCACTTTTTGGTAAAATGCACTAA
- a CDS encoding glutathione peroxidase produces MIVLFSLFGIGSKVQEPVENIYKIEINDINGNPMDLSQYKGKYVLFVNVASECGFTKQYEDLQNLYEQYQDNLVIIGSPCNQFGGQEPGTADEIQQFCKRNFGVTFPLTEKIEVKGENQHPLYAWLTDKDKNGSKSSSVKWNFQKYLVSPDGKLVDYFYSITNPTSSKITKHLAE; encoded by the coding sequence ATGATTGTTTTATTTTCACTATTTGGTATCGGTTCCAAAGTCCAGGAGCCCGTTGAAAACATTTATAAAATTGAGATTAACGATATAAATGGCAACCCTATGGACTTAAGCCAATACAAAGGCAAATATGTTTTGTTTGTAAATGTGGCTTCAGAATGTGGATTCACGAAACAATATGAGGATCTCCAAAATTTATATGAACAATATCAGGATAATTTGGTAATAATTGGGTCTCCTTGTAATCAGTTTGGAGGACAAGAGCCGGGAACTGCAGATGAAATTCAACAGTTTTGTAAGCGAAATTTTGGCGTTACCTTTCCTCTAACAGAGAAAATTGAAGTCAAAGGGGAAAATCAACACCCATTATATGCTTGGTTAACCGATAAGGATAAAAATGGTAGTAAAAGTTCATCCGTAAAATGGAATTTCCAAAAATATTTGGTTTCACCAGATGGTAAATTGGTTGATTATTTCTATTCCATTACAAATCCGACCAGCTCAAAGATTACAAAACATCTGGCAGAATAG